GTGGCTGCAACGCACATTATGAATCCAAACAGGTGGAAACTTGGTTCACTCTGATCACGAAAACAAAGAAAAAAAAAATCAAAACAGAGATAACAAAACTCTGTCTGAAATCAAATAGATGCAAAAGTAAGCATACTCTTCACACACATATAAGAACAACTTCTCTTCCAAGTAAAAACTTAAGGAAGTCATCAAATGTTACCCTTCCTAAGATTCCTATCAACATTCACATACAAAACCGAACCAATCAGATGCCATATGCCTCTACATTCAAATCACCATCTCCCTAAAGCTAGTAACTTCACCAGCCACATAACAACACATTTCAATATCTCAACAACACTGATCAAAAAAAAAAAAAAAAAAAACACACAAACTTACCCCACTGGCAATAACAACACCAGTAACAACGGGCACGAGCGTAACATAAGTCAACCAGGCCTCCTTCTTCAACGTAATCAAATACGCAAACACGGCGGTGAAAAACGGCGTCGTGGCGCCGATGGCCTGGTTAAACGAGACGGGGAGAAACCTGAGGGAGATGTTCCCGAACACCACGGAGACGCAGAAGACGAGGCTCAGCGCCGCGATCTTGAGGAACTGGACGCGGGACCTGATCGTCTGCATAGGGACCATCTTCATCCACGCGATGGCCACGTAGCTGAGGAGCGAGCAGGCGGTCATGTGGCACATGGTGAGGAAGATCGGGTACTTGAACCCGTAGTTGCTCAGCAGGTACTTGTTTAGTAACAGCACTCCGATGTTGGACGAGTACCACGACGCGACGATCCCGATCGTGAATAATCGGCCGTTCGCCGCCATCTTCATCGGATTTTGGGAAGTCCCTCTTCGATTTGAGGATTCTTATGCGGCAATCGGGGAGAATGGTGGAATCGAGATTTGGAGAAAGTTGCGATTGGTGAACAAGGAGGAATGGTCAAATCAGAGTTTTTTTTTTCTTTTTTTGGGGGGCTAAAGCTTCAACAATGCGTTATGTATTATTGTTTTTTCTTCTTCTCTTTTTAATGCGTTTATGTAAGTTTCCGTAAGTTTAATTTTAATTATTCAGTAAATTGCATTTATAAGACTACTACTTTTTAACTGTTTTTGACTTCTAACCTTGTTCGTAGTAATACCGGTTTTAGGTTTGGTTCGATTTACTGCGTTTTATGTAATTATGAAGTTGATTCTCGAGAATGTAGTTTCGAACCCATAAAAGTTGTAATGATCATCACATGCACCAATAAATAATTAGGTGGAAAAAAAATCCAAATGATTTAAATAGGTAAAGATAAGGGCAAGCAAAATAAGATAGTTACATACACGTTGTTGAAATGTAATTGTCACATTAAGCCCTTTTTCAAAAAAAAAAAAAAAAATGTAATTGTCACATTTGTTACAATGATTCAAATATGGCTTCTGTTTGTAGTAAAATAGGAGTATATGCTAAATTTTTATACGACTTTGTGGTCAGTAGATAATTCTGTTTATTATATGGATACTGTCTCATAATCACAGATCACGGGATTTGGGATCGTGAAGTGGATTATCAGTTCATGACCCATGCACGGGCACGATCTTGTTGTCTGTTGACTTAGCGCAACGTGCTGAATCTTATTATAAGGAACACTACCAACCGACAATAAAGTCATCCCTTAAGATAAGTCACTAGAGCTCCTTCAGACAGGTCCTGTTCATTAACCGGTTCTGAAATAGTTAAGGACTTTGGGACCTACATCCTTGAATCCAACTCTCAGGCTGTAGCTGTCCATTTCTTGAAACTTAAGCTTATGAACCATACGCTTAAAAAAAAAAAAAAAAAAAAAAAAAAAAAAAAAAAAAACCATACGCTTAATTTTGCACAAAACTAGCATAAACGTAAGAGGTAGATCCGTTCATGTTTCTCACATATTAGATTAGAATCTTTCGACTTTAACTCATAGTCTAATGTTTAGACTAATGCAATTATCAAACCAAGGAAACCAACCAAAAGAATATAAGACACACAGAACTCAGTTAAACTCCTTTGAGCTTTTATTTAACCCACAAAACAGTTTGTTTTTTCTTTAAAACCGGCAAAATTCAAGAAGGTTCATCTTAACAATGAACCCAAGTTAAAAGACAGGCATATAACCTATCAGAAAGAATCACAAACGTAACGAAGAGAGAACCCTTCATTATATACTCTGATTGAAAAGAGAGTTATCGTTTCTTCAAAGCCAAAGTCACATTCATAGTTCCCTCTCAAGGTAAGGGTCTCGAGGAGAACTCGGGTTTAGATACTCAGAAACATCCGAGACATAACTTTTCAGCTTAGATGTGGTTCGTGTGAGCCACCCAGCGTTCGCCTGCTCCATCTCCTCCTCCACTCTCCTCCTCTCTTCTTCTTCCAACATAGTGATCCTTCTCTTACCCATGTACATCTTCACAGCCACCACGCCTTCATTCACAACTTCCTTGGGTGGGACCACGAGCGGGTTCTGGTCCACGTTCAGCTCCACCAGGCTCTCCAGCGTGCCAAAAGTGTCAGGGAGGGCGTGGATTTGATTGTTGCTCAAGTCCAGTTTCTGGAGGCTTATGAGGTCGCCGAAGGAGGAAGGGAGATCCTTGAGGTCGCTGAAGTTGCTGCTTAGGTTCAAGTACTCTAGGTTCGTGAGCAAGACGAAGGAGTCAGGT
The DNA window shown above is from Brassica oleracea var. oleracea cultivar TO1000 chromosome C3, BOL, whole genome shotgun sequence and carries:
- the LOC106334638 gene encoding probable sugar phosphate/phosphate translocator At3g11320, with translation MKMAANGRLFTIGIVASWYSSNIGVLLLNKYLLSNYGFKYPIFLTMCHMTACSLLSYVAIAWMKMVPMQTIRSRVQFLKIAALSLVFCVSVVFGNISLRFLPVSFNQAIGATTPFFTAVFAYLITLKKEAWLTYVTLVPVVTGVVIASGSEPSFHLFGFIMCVAATAARALKSVLQGILLSSEGEKLNSMNLLLYMAPIAVVFLLPATLIMEKNVVGITIALARDDFRIVWYLLFNSALAYFVNLTNFLVTKHTSALTLQVLGNAKGAVAVVVSILIFKNPVSVTGMLGYSLTVIGVILYSEAKKRSK